A portion of the Zootoca vivipara chromosome 6, rZooViv1.1, whole genome shotgun sequence genome contains these proteins:
- the UBXN10 gene encoding UBX domain-containing protein 10 — MAAASHLNISSSERKTSFGIAKPPIWQPHSLSMHVTRPKSAKGRTRSNLNYSHSIEAYSYQVPSSPQPLAPCEDAASGRKTSLSTQQLYQPVQVFPAEIPDLLQQVPMRTSSSLNKYRVLPSISRKELRKGAVEMMSEQAAQLQGSPQPEEKEQGFKELLPLAGKASTTIIAKHKGGGGEYAQNPPPLLETKPRSKTREGAHPVLNLEEPSEKEPRLLLAIRSPSGHRFERHFRPTDSLKTVLTVAEQKNSVVYRRCSIETVEVPRRTFADLTKSLQECGIPHKSVLCILQEAQEGEL; from the coding sequence ATGGCTGCTGCCTCGCACCTGAACATCTCATCCTCTGAACGGAAGACCTCCTTTGGCATTGCGAAGCCTCCCATCTGGCAGCCACACTCCCTCAGCATGCATGTCACCCGGCCAAAATCTGCAAAGGGGCGCACGAGGTCCAACTTGAATTACTCCCACAGCATAGAAGCCTACTCCTACCAGGTGCCATCGTCTCCTCAGCCATTAGCTCCCTGCGAAGATGCTGCAAGTGGCCGAAAGACCTCCTTGTCAACCCAGCAGCTGTACCAACCTGTTCAAGTGTTCCCTGCTGAAATCCCGGATCTCCTCCAGCAGGTGCCCATGagaacttcctcctccttaaacAAGTACAGAGTGCTCCCATCCATCAGCAGGAAAGAACTGCGAAAGGGTGCCGTGGAGATGATGTCTGAGCAGGCTGCTCAGCTCCAAGGGAGTCCCCAACCAGAAGAGAAAGAGCAAGGCTTCAAAGAGCTTCTTCCCCTGGCAGGGAAAGCCTCCACCACTATCATAGCAAAACACAAAGGGGGCGGCGGAGAATACGCTCAGAATCCACCTCCTCTTCTGGAGACAAAGCCCCGAAGTAAAACAAGGGAAGGGGCCCATCCTGTGCTGAATTTGGAAGAGCCCAGCGAGAAGGAGCCGAGGTTGCTTCTTGCCATCAGGTCTCCTTCAGGTCACAGGTTTGAGCGTCACTTCAGGCCGACGGACAGCTTGAAAACCGTCCTTACAGTGGCGGAGCAAAAGAACTCGGTCGTGTACAGACGCTGCAGCATTGAAACAGTGGAAGTGCCTCGGAGGACCTTCGCGGACCTCACCAAGTCCTTGCAAGAGTGCGGGATCCCTCACAAGTCAGTGTTGTGTATCCTGCAGGAGGCGCAAGAGGGGGAGCTGTAA